One genomic region from Pseudochaenichthys georgianus chromosome 15, fPseGeo1.2, whole genome shotgun sequence encodes:
- the zfand4 gene encoding AN1-type zinc finger protein 4, whose protein sequence is MTDRKEPPFFNDDSVGAFHYKLPFYDTMELFIETLTGTCFELRVLPFEAVISVKAKIQRLEGIPVAQQHLIWNNLELDDEHCLHDYGIAEGCTLKLVLAMRGGPINTRRVTMEDPIKDVTELVENTKEEGWEKSLSNKQVTFVVYRENDQLNFFRVVDRGDGTLTPLSESLSGGSLYNVCAEEEEEEEEEEEEEEDVESSTAALQSLENSITMNKMKLLKAKMEDMNLNKKPKKSAKVKPRPPVSPHPSGVSVGSSSTRHHHRLFRSLHQINQPWQSNAQLPPFADHESTDPAPASAAAHFSIPRRPPPPYTSPSCYMLQEEEAWETCPPFAKIRPPPKVSRLDIGSSRLMRDCVYPQLPPLCIRGPPDSTFDSTFDPLEPPRDAVRLRLLEEAAGLGVAGAPFGDLLDPLSLDVSPQPEGGCRPLEVDTQHQFPLSPSPLSTWTLGTSDTFTSRRDEMQLGTPLHINPPSPLPIYTSTSTTTRPLAQAFNSTLSCLQPILQAAAQVKPGRTSPHPPIASSPHPPRLHAVKVESPGKRPELISKREARGITKMANQACKEPLGSLTPSELLASLSTRAPGSSSRDLGESLGLALALPPASASGPGSLDSRLPPIPSGRLLQGELIRQMSPLHRAAASYMASSNLASAGGGMTSFGRIGTPTYLLPPVKAPTGSKKKSTMHCFLCGKKTGLATSYECRCGHNFCATHRYAELHDCTYDYKSAGRRYLQDTNPLISAPKLPKI, encoded by the exons GTATCCCTGTTGCCCAGCAACACCTAATCTGGAACAATCTGGAGCTGGACGATGAACATTGTCTTCATGACTATGG CATTGCAGAGGGCTGCACTTTGAAGCTGGTCTTAGCTATGAGGGGAGGGCCAATTAACACCAGGAGAG TTACAATGGAGGATCCTATCAAAGATGTTACTGAGCTAGTGGAGAACACAAAGGAGGAGGGGTGGGAGAAAAGCCTGTCCAACAAGCAAGTTACGTTTGTGGTCTATCGGGAAAATGACCAACTAAACTTCTTCCGAGTGGTCGACAGAGGAGATGGCACCCTGACTCCTCTGTCTGAATCTCTGAG TGGTGGCTCCTTGTACAATGTGTGtgccgaggaggaggaggaggaggaggaggaggaggaggaggaggaggatgtagAGAGTTCCACAGCTGCACTGCAAAGCCTCGAGAACTCCATCACCATGAACAAAATGAAGCTGCTCAAAGCCAAGATGGAGGACATGAACCTCAACAAAAAG CCGAAGAAGTCAGCTAAGGTTAAACCCCGGCCCCCCGTCAGCCCACATCCCAGCGGGGTCTCAGTGGGGTCCTCCAGCACACGTCACCATCATCGCCTCTTTCGTTCGCTCCACCAGATCAACCAGCCTTGGCAGTCAAATGCACAACTACCTCCATTCGCAGACCACGAATCCACAGACCCCGCCCCGGCCTCGGCTGCTGCCCACTTCTCTATCCCGAGACGCCCCCCTCCGCCATACACCTCCCCTTCTTGTTATATGCTTCAGGAAGAGGAGGCATGGGAGACGTGCCCTCCCTTTGCAAAGATCCGGCCCCCTCCCAAAGTGTCCCGATTGGACATTGGGAGCAGCAGGTTAATGAGGGACTGTGTGTACCCTCAGCTCCCCCCGCTGTGTATCAGGGGGCCGCCTGACTCCACCTTTGACTCCACCTTTGACCCCTTAGAGCCCCCAAGGGACGCAGTCCGGCTGAGGTTGTTAGAGGAAGCTGCCGGGCTGGGGGTGGCAGGAGCTCCATTTGGGGACCTGTTAGACCCTCTGAGTTTGGATGTGTCCCCCCAGCCTGAGGGAGGTTGTCGGCCCCTTGAGGTTGACACTCAGCACCAGTTTCCACTCTCCCCCTCCCCACTCAGTACCTGGACACTTGGGACAAGTGACACGTTCACCAGCAGAAGGGATGAGATGCAGCTGGGCACACCTCTCCATATCAACCCCCCCTCCCCATTGCCCATATATACGTCGACATCCACTACCACCAGACCGCTGGCCCAAGCGTTCAATTCCACCCTCTCCTGTTTACAGCCCATCCTTCAAGCCGCAGCACAAGTAAAGCCAGGCCGCACTTCCCCTCACCCCCCCATCGCCTCCTCACCTCACCCACCACGCCTCCACGCCGTTAAAGTAGAGTCACCTGGAAAGAGGCCAGAGCTTATCTCCAAGAGGGAAGCAAGAGGCATCACTAAGATGGCCAACCAAGCCTGTAAGGAGCCGCTGGGGTCCCTGACCCCCTCTGAACTCTTAGCTTCTCTTTCCACCAGAGCcccaggcagcagcagcagggaccTTGGAGAGAGTCTAGGGCTCGCGCTGGCGTTGCCCCCTGCCTCTGCCTCGGGGCCCGGCAGCCTCGACTCCAGGCTGCCCCCCATACCATCCGGCAGGCTCCTGCAGGGTGAGCTGATTAGACAAATGTCACCGCTGCACCGAGCGGCAGCCTCCTACATG GCCTCCAGCAATCTTGCATCAGCTGGGGGAGGCATGACTTCATTTGGGAGAATAG GCACTCCAACATACCTCCTACCTCCTGTCAAGGCTCCCACGGGCAGCAAGAAGAAGAGCACAATGCACTGCTTCCTCTGTGGCAAGAAGACTGGCCTGGCCACGAGCTACGAGTGCAG GTGTGGACACAACTTCTGTGCCACCCACCGCTATGCTGAGCTGCATGACTGCACGTATGACTACAAGAGTGCCGGACGGAGATATCTGCAGGACACCAACCCTCTGATCAGTGCCCCCAAGCTGCCTAAGATCTAA